In one Acanthochromis polyacanthus isolate Apoly-LR-REF ecotype Palm Island chromosome 20, KAUST_Apoly_ChrSc, whole genome shotgun sequence genomic region, the following are encoded:
- the tfap2a gene encoding transcription factor AP-2-alpha isoform X3, with translation MEDSSPSESEVENKGTSGRNEPVGMPVASSGGFSPSSEDRHDGTSNGTARLPQLGGVGQSPYTSAPPLSHTPNSDFQPPYFPPPYQPIYPQSQDPYSHVNDPYSLNSLHAQPQPQHPGWPGQRQGQESGLLHQHRSLPHQLCREYRREVLLPSGHGIETGLSDSIPIHGIPHSLEDVQPVEDQGIHIPDQTVIKKGPVSLSKNNNVSIPVNKDGLFGGVVNPNEVFCSVPGRLSLLSSTSKYKVTVAEVQRRLSPPECLNASLLGGVLRRAKSKNGGRSLREKLDKIGLNLPAGRRKAANVTLLTSLVEGEAVHLARDFGYVCETEFPAKAVAEYVNRQHSDPNEQVQRKNMLLATKQVCKEFTDLLSQDRSPLGNSRPQPILEPGIQSCLTHFSLISHGFGTPALCAAVTALQNYLTEAIKAMDKMYLNNNPNSHSDNGTKGGDKDEKHRK, from the exons ATGGAGGACAGCTCGCCTTCGGAGTCTGAGGTGGAAAACAAAGGGACAAGCGGTAGAAATGAGCCGGTCGGAATGCCCGTAGCGTCGTCTGGTGGATTTTCACCCAGTTCAGAG GATCGCCACGACGGCACCAGCAACGGGACAGCCAGGTTACCTCAGCTGGGCGGCGTGGGCCAGAGTCCCTACACGAGCGCGCCTCCGCTCTCCCACACGCCGAACTCGGACTTCCAGCCCCCGTACTTCCCCCCGCCCTACCAGCCCATCTACCCGCAGTCTCAGGACCCTTACTCGCACGTCAACGACCCGTACTCCCTCAACTCCCTGCACGCCCAGCCGCAGCCGCAGCACCCGGGCTGGCCGGGCCAGAGGCAGGGTCAGGAGAGCGGCCTGCTGCACCAGCACCGCAGCCTGCCCCACCAGTTGTGCCGGGAGTATCGCAGGGAAGTGCTCCTACCGTCCGGCCACGGCATCGAAACGGGACTGTCGGACTCTATCCCTATCCATGGAATACCTCACTCTTTAGAAGACGTTCAG CCTGTTGAGGATCAAGGAATTCACATCCCCGACCAGACTGTAATTAAAAAAG GTCCAGTGTCTTTATCCAAGAACAACAACGTCTCCATCCCCGTAAATAAGGACGGTCTTTTCGGTGGGGTGGTTAACCCCAACGAGGTGTTCTGCTCGGTTCCGGGTCGCCTGTCCCTGCTCAGCTCCACATCGAAGTACAAGGTCACGGTGGCGGAGGTGCAGAGACGCCTCTCGCCGCCCGAGTGCCTCAACGCCTCTCTGCTGGGCGGGGTGCTGAGGAG GGCCAAATCCAAGAACGGAGGCAGATCCTTAAGGGAGAAGTTGGATAAAATCGGCTTGAATCTACCTGCAGGCAGACGCAAGGCAGCCAACGTCACCTTGCTGACGTCACTAGTCGAAG gcGAAGCGGTGCATCTTGCCAGGGATTTTGGTTATGTATGCGAGACCGAGTTTCCAGCCAAGGCAGTAGCTGAATATGTAAACCGTCAGCATTCCGACCCAAACGAACAAGtccaaagaaaaaacatgctATTGGCCACGAA gcaAGTCTGCAAAGAGTTCACAGACCTGCTGTCCCAGGACCGCTCGCCGCTGGGAAACTCACGGCCGCAGCCCATTCTTGAACCGGGGATCCAGAGCTGTTTGACCCACTTCAGTCTAATCTCGCACGGTTTCGGGACCCCGGCACTGTGCGCGGCCGTCACAGCCCTGCAGAACTATCTGACCGAGGCTATCAAAGCCATGGACAAAATGTACCTCAACAACAACCCTAACAGTCACTCAGATAACGGCACTAAAGGCGGAGACAAAGACGAGAAGCACAGAAAGTGA
- the tfap2a gene encoding transcription factor AP-2-alpha isoform X2 — protein MLVHSFSAMDRHDGTSNGTARLPQLGGVGQSPYTSAPPLSHTPNSDFQPPYFPPPYQPIYPQSQDPYSHVNDPYSLNSLHAQPQPQHPGWPGQRQGQESGLLHQHRSLPHQLCREYRREVLLPSGHGIETGLSDSIPIHGIPHSLEDVQPVEDQGIHIPDQTVIKKGPVSLSKNNNVSIPVNKDGLFGGVVNPNEVFCSVPGRLSLLSSTSKYKVTVAEVQRRLSPPECLNASLLGGVLRRAKSKNGGRSLREKLDKIGLNLPAGRRKAANVTLLTSLVEGEAVHLARDFGYVCETEFPAKAVAEYVNRQHSDPNEQVQRKNMLLATKQVCKEFTDLLSQDRSPLGNSRPQPILEPGIQSCLTHFSLISHGFGTPALCAAVTALQNYLTEAIKAMDKMYLNNNPNSHSDNGTKGGDKDEKHRK, from the exons ATGTTAGTGCACAGTTTTTCCGCGATG GATCGCCACGACGGCACCAGCAACGGGACAGCCAGGTTACCTCAGCTGGGCGGCGTGGGCCAGAGTCCCTACACGAGCGCGCCTCCGCTCTCCCACACGCCGAACTCGGACTTCCAGCCCCCGTACTTCCCCCCGCCCTACCAGCCCATCTACCCGCAGTCTCAGGACCCTTACTCGCACGTCAACGACCCGTACTCCCTCAACTCCCTGCACGCCCAGCCGCAGCCGCAGCACCCGGGCTGGCCGGGCCAGAGGCAGGGTCAGGAGAGCGGCCTGCTGCACCAGCACCGCAGCCTGCCCCACCAGTTGTGCCGGGAGTATCGCAGGGAAGTGCTCCTACCGTCCGGCCACGGCATCGAAACGGGACTGTCGGACTCTATCCCTATCCATGGAATACCTCACTCTTTAGAAGACGTTCAG CCTGTTGAGGATCAAGGAATTCACATCCCCGACCAGACTGTAATTAAAAAAG GTCCAGTGTCTTTATCCAAGAACAACAACGTCTCCATCCCCGTAAATAAGGACGGTCTTTTCGGTGGGGTGGTTAACCCCAACGAGGTGTTCTGCTCGGTTCCGGGTCGCCTGTCCCTGCTCAGCTCCACATCGAAGTACAAGGTCACGGTGGCGGAGGTGCAGAGACGCCTCTCGCCGCCCGAGTGCCTCAACGCCTCTCTGCTGGGCGGGGTGCTGAGGAG GGCCAAATCCAAGAACGGAGGCAGATCCTTAAGGGAGAAGTTGGATAAAATCGGCTTGAATCTACCTGCAGGCAGACGCAAGGCAGCCAACGTCACCTTGCTGACGTCACTAGTCGAAG gcGAAGCGGTGCATCTTGCCAGGGATTTTGGTTATGTATGCGAGACCGAGTTTCCAGCCAAGGCAGTAGCTGAATATGTAAACCGTCAGCATTCCGACCCAAACGAACAAGtccaaagaaaaaacatgctATTGGCCACGAA gcaAGTCTGCAAAGAGTTCACAGACCTGCTGTCCCAGGACCGCTCGCCGCTGGGAAACTCACGGCCGCAGCCCATTCTTGAACCGGGGATCCAGAGCTGTTTGACCCACTTCAGTCTAATCTCGCACGGTTTCGGGACCCCGGCACTGTGCGCGGCCGTCACAGCCCTGCAGAACTATCTGACCGAGGCTATCAAAGCCATGGACAAAATGTACCTCAACAACAACCCTAACAGTCACTCAGATAACGGCACTAAAGGCGGAGACAAAGACGAGAAGCACAGAAAGTGA
- the tfap2a gene encoding transcription factor AP-2-alpha isoform X1: MKMLWKLTDNIKYEDCEDRHDGTSNGTARLPQLGGVGQSPYTSAPPLSHTPNSDFQPPYFPPPYQPIYPQSQDPYSHVNDPYSLNSLHAQPQPQHPGWPGQRQGQESGLLHQHRSLPHQLCREYRREVLLPSGHGIETGLSDSIPIHGIPHSLEDVQPVEDQGIHIPDQTVIKKGPVSLSKNNNVSIPVNKDGLFGGVVNPNEVFCSVPGRLSLLSSTSKYKVTVAEVQRRLSPPECLNASLLGGVLRRAKSKNGGRSLREKLDKIGLNLPAGRRKAANVTLLTSLVEGEAVHLARDFGYVCETEFPAKAVAEYVNRQHSDPNEQVQRKNMLLATKQVCKEFTDLLSQDRSPLGNSRPQPILEPGIQSCLTHFSLISHGFGTPALCAAVTALQNYLTEAIKAMDKMYLNNNPNSHSDNGTKGGDKDEKHRK; encoded by the exons ATGAAAATGCTTTGGAAATTAACtgataacattaaatatgaaGACTGCGAG GATCGCCACGACGGCACCAGCAACGGGACAGCCAGGTTACCTCAGCTGGGCGGCGTGGGCCAGAGTCCCTACACGAGCGCGCCTCCGCTCTCCCACACGCCGAACTCGGACTTCCAGCCCCCGTACTTCCCCCCGCCCTACCAGCCCATCTACCCGCAGTCTCAGGACCCTTACTCGCACGTCAACGACCCGTACTCCCTCAACTCCCTGCACGCCCAGCCGCAGCCGCAGCACCCGGGCTGGCCGGGCCAGAGGCAGGGTCAGGAGAGCGGCCTGCTGCACCAGCACCGCAGCCTGCCCCACCAGTTGTGCCGGGAGTATCGCAGGGAAGTGCTCCTACCGTCCGGCCACGGCATCGAAACGGGACTGTCGGACTCTATCCCTATCCATGGAATACCTCACTCTTTAGAAGACGTTCAG CCTGTTGAGGATCAAGGAATTCACATCCCCGACCAGACTGTAATTAAAAAAG GTCCAGTGTCTTTATCCAAGAACAACAACGTCTCCATCCCCGTAAATAAGGACGGTCTTTTCGGTGGGGTGGTTAACCCCAACGAGGTGTTCTGCTCGGTTCCGGGTCGCCTGTCCCTGCTCAGCTCCACATCGAAGTACAAGGTCACGGTGGCGGAGGTGCAGAGACGCCTCTCGCCGCCCGAGTGCCTCAACGCCTCTCTGCTGGGCGGGGTGCTGAGGAG GGCCAAATCCAAGAACGGAGGCAGATCCTTAAGGGAGAAGTTGGATAAAATCGGCTTGAATCTACCTGCAGGCAGACGCAAGGCAGCCAACGTCACCTTGCTGACGTCACTAGTCGAAG gcGAAGCGGTGCATCTTGCCAGGGATTTTGGTTATGTATGCGAGACCGAGTTTCCAGCCAAGGCAGTAGCTGAATATGTAAACCGTCAGCATTCCGACCCAAACGAACAAGtccaaagaaaaaacatgctATTGGCCACGAA gcaAGTCTGCAAAGAGTTCACAGACCTGCTGTCCCAGGACCGCTCGCCGCTGGGAAACTCACGGCCGCAGCCCATTCTTGAACCGGGGATCCAGAGCTGTTTGACCCACTTCAGTCTAATCTCGCACGGTTTCGGGACCCCGGCACTGTGCGCGGCCGTCACAGCCCTGCAGAACTATCTGACCGAGGCTATCAAAGCCATGGACAAAATGTACCTCAACAACAACCCTAACAGTCACTCAGATAACGGCACTAAAGGCGGAGACAAAGACGAGAAGCACAGAAAGTGA